In one window of Anaerolineales bacterium DNA:
- a CDS encoding response regulator — protein MVANVLVVEEMEEFGSLIRNALEETGRYQVSLAMNADEAIELGDRENIHLLIIDFDLSEADAPACIQRIQSTNPDMAIIAIPPNNDPHDPALSNLPIRGMLTKPFYLPELNEIVSAAIDLPTQPVATEQIQESLPQEAPFIEVMDTPAPWADDADRTTQYLARICDETSAEAVILLHHGRQWAQTGGITADQAQGLAEKIAEIGVGSGARGAITTLTRLPGTQRDCILYANGLMPNWILALIYPSGTSFGIIRRQARHAADRLKYTDLSGHEEELPPIKVSAPDTAPISTRAEEDISFDEIFDAEPETQEMPFFEDLDLPSIKKSAPDTAPVSARDEEETSFDEIFDAEPEAQEMPFFDDLDLPPPEPDEAPAEIEEHRIEEADTVAAIPGDWVPDKPKPESHLPFLDEDAFPDSDSTPDAQEPIPLPDAEYYLPVTAVLVPRFPEHRLTGALAENLQQWVIRLCLAWDWRADEVSIEPDYLCLTMSISQETAPSNAVFRLRDDLSQRILSAFPEFVDDLPSRRFWARSYLLITGGSPPTERLHAFVEATRKAQGIEI, from the coding sequence ATGGTTGCGAATGTACTCGTTGTTGAAGAGATGGAAGAATTCGGGTCTTTGATCCGCAATGCGCTGGAAGAAACCGGGCGGTATCAGGTGTCGCTGGCGATGAACGCAGACGAGGCGATCGAACTCGGAGATCGGGAGAATATCCACTTGCTGATTATCGACTTCGATCTCTCCGAAGCCGATGCGCCGGCCTGTATTCAACGCATCCAATCCACCAATCCGGACATGGCCATCATCGCCATTCCGCCCAACAACGACCCGCACGATCCTGCATTGTCGAATCTTCCAATCCGCGGCATGCTGACGAAGCCCTTTTACCTTCCTGAACTCAACGAAATCGTCTCCGCAGCGATTGATCTGCCGACGCAGCCTGTGGCAACGGAACAGATCCAAGAATCCCTCCCACAGGAAGCCCCCTTCATCGAGGTCATGGACACGCCGGCACCCTGGGCGGACGACGCGGATCGAACCACGCAGTACCTCGCCAGGATATGTGACGAAACGTCGGCCGAAGCGGTGATCCTCTTGCACCACGGCCGGCAATGGGCACAAACGGGTGGGATAACTGCGGATCAAGCCCAGGGACTCGCAGAAAAGATTGCTGAAATCGGAGTCGGCTCGGGCGCCCGCGGAGCCATTACCACTCTGACTCGCCTGCCGGGCACACAACGGGACTGCATCCTCTATGCCAACGGTTTGATGCCGAATTGGATTTTGGCGCTGATCTATCCCTCCGGCACGTCCTTCGGGATCATCCGCCGCCAGGCCAGACACGCCGCAGATAGACTCAAATACACCGATCTGTCCGGCCACGAGGAAGAACTGCCTCCTATAAAGGTATCCGCACCCGATACCGCACCGATTTCCACTCGAGCCGAAGAAGACATATCGTTCGATGAAATCTTCGATGCGGAACCGGAGACTCAAGAGATGCCGTTTTTCGAAGATCTCGACCTGCCTTCCATAAAGAAATCCGCACCCGATACCGCACCAGTTTCCGCTCGAGACGAAGAAGAGACATCGTTCGACGAAATCTTCGATGCGGAACCGGAGGCCCAAGAGATGCCGTTTTTCGACGATCTCGACCTGCCCCCTCCGGAACCCGACGAAGCACCCGCAGAAATCGAAGAGCACCGGATTGAAGAAGCAGACACCGTCGCAGCGATCCCTGGGGATTGGGTGCCCGACAAACCCAAACCCGAATCCCACCTGCCCTTTCTCGACGAGGACGCCTTCCCGGATTCGGACTCCACCCCGGATGCACAGGAACCAATCCCGCTGCCCGACGCGGAGTACTACCTTCCCGTAACTGCGGTGCTTGTACCCCGATTCCCGGAGCACCGCCTGACGGGCGCTCTTGCGGAAAATCTGCAGCAATGGGTGATTCGTCTCTGCCTGGCGTGGGATTGGCGTGCGGATGAAGTGTCGATCGAACCCGATTATCTCTGTCTGACGATGAGCATTTCCCAGGAGACTGCGCCATCGAATGCGGTATTCCGGCTTCGCGACGATCTTTCACAGCGAATACTCAGCGCGTTTCCGGAATTTGTGGACGACCTGCCCTCTCGACGATTTTGGGCTCGCAGCTACCTGCTGATCACCGGTGGATCACCGCCGACGGAACGGCTGCATGCCTTCGTCGAAGCCACCCGCAAGGCCCAGGGCATCGAAATCTGA
- the polA gene encoding DNA polymerase I produces MTTQPRLFLIDGHALAYRTYFALTRAGDPSRWITKSGEPTAGTYGFVSVLLSLLEREKPEYLAVSFDTGRTFRDDLFAEYKATREKMPDDLRLQIKRIREIIAAFGIPILEAEGYEADDVLGTVARQASAQGVHTIIVTGDRDLLQLATDDVTIQLSGQKLSEATDYGPEQVRERYDLDPGQLVDLKALVGDSSDNIPGVRGVGEKTATSLLQKYHTLDNIFANLAEVQSRFRNKLEQGRDDAYLSKKLGQIETDVPIEFNLESCRAQAYNRDEIVDIFRELEFRTLLNRIQIDEESGEHQMSLFVSDQQGGSAGSRTVHIVDDAEKLKNLIQRLEAAERVAFDVETTSTDEMQADLVGISLATQPEEGYYIPVGHVAAQAGAQLPLETVIEALRGPLTDSGKPKVGHNLKYDYTLLARSGLRASPLAFDTMLAEWLCDPASRSLGLKNLAWIRLGVEMTEIETLIGRGKNQRSMAEVPIAEVAPYAAADAEICLRLLPILEKELKEKNQTKLFQELEMPLIPILAQMEMTGISLDIEFLRQLSRELQERMAKIETKIFEEAGSQFNVNSTQQLSAVLFEDLKLAPPDRARRTASGHYSTAASVLEELREAHPIVDDILAYREIAKIKSTYADALPQEVNPRTGRVHTSFNQTGSVTGRLASSNPNLQNIPVRTEIGREIRRAFIADSGHTLLSVDYSQIELRIVAHISEDEAMLQAFRDDQDIHSATAAAIFGVKPADVTPNLRRRAKAINFGLIYGMSPFGLTRSTDLTLAEAENFVKAYFDRFPGVQRYLEQIRQQASQVGYVSTLLGRRRYFPQLVAGSAVSEQARARAMREAINAPIQGTASDIIKIAMIRLPQALAEEKSKADMLIQVHDELVLECPQSELTKTTAVVQKIMQGAFDLRVPLKTDAKAGVTWASMKPVD; encoded by the coding sequence ATGACTACCCAACCTCGCTTATTTCTCATCGATGGCCATGCACTCGCATACCGCACCTACTTTGCACTGACGCGTGCAGGCGATCCCTCCCGCTGGATAACCAAATCCGGCGAGCCGACGGCCGGGACGTACGGCTTCGTCTCCGTGCTGCTCTCGCTCCTCGAGCGTGAGAAACCGGAGTATCTCGCCGTCTCCTTCGATACCGGCCGCACGTTCCGCGACGATCTGTTTGCTGAGTACAAGGCCACCCGAGAGAAGATGCCCGACGATCTTCGCCTGCAGATCAAACGCATCCGTGAGATTATCGCGGCCTTCGGAATCCCCATTCTCGAAGCCGAAGGATACGAAGCCGATGACGTGCTCGGCACTGTGGCCCGACAAGCGTCAGCGCAGGGCGTCCATACCATCATCGTCACCGGTGACCGTGATCTCCTGCAGCTTGCCACCGACGACGTGACCATTCAATTATCCGGCCAGAAGCTTTCCGAAGCGACCGACTACGGGCCGGAACAGGTTCGCGAACGCTACGATCTCGATCCCGGGCAGCTGGTCGACCTGAAAGCCCTCGTCGGTGACAGCAGCGACAACATCCCGGGCGTGCGCGGCGTGGGTGAGAAAACGGCCACATCGCTGCTCCAAAAATACCATACCCTGGATAACATCTTCGCCAACCTGGCGGAGGTTCAGTCCCGTTTCCGTAACAAATTGGAGCAAGGCCGCGATGATGCCTATCTGAGCAAGAAGTTGGGCCAAATCGAAACGGACGTGCCCATCGAGTTCAATCTCGAGTCATGCCGCGCGCAAGCCTACAACCGGGATGAAATCGTCGACATTTTTCGGGAACTCGAATTCCGCACTTTACTCAACCGCATCCAAATCGACGAAGAAAGCGGCGAACACCAGATGAGTCTTTTCGTCAGCGATCAGCAGGGCGGTAGCGCAGGATCCCGGACCGTACACATCGTCGACGATGCTGAAAAACTCAAAAATCTGATCCAGCGCCTCGAAGCGGCTGAACGCGTTGCTTTCGACGTCGAAACGACCAGCACAGATGAGATGCAGGCCGATCTCGTCGGAATATCGCTCGCCACCCAACCCGAAGAGGGGTATTACATTCCCGTCGGGCACGTCGCTGCCCAAGCCGGAGCGCAACTGCCGTTGGAAACGGTCATCGAAGCCCTGCGTGGTCCCCTGACCGATTCCGGCAAACCCAAGGTGGGACACAATCTGAAGTACGATTACACCCTTCTCGCTCGCAGCGGGCTTCGTGCTTCGCCGCTCGCATTCGATACCATGCTGGCCGAGTGGCTCTGCGATCCCGCTTCCCGCAGCCTGGGGCTGAAAAATCTGGCCTGGATCCGCCTGGGCGTGGAGATGACGGAGATCGAAACGTTAATCGGCCGTGGAAAGAATCAACGTTCCATGGCCGAGGTGCCCATTGCAGAAGTCGCGCCGTACGCCGCTGCGGACGCCGAGATCTGTCTGCGCCTCCTGCCGATCCTCGAGAAGGAACTAAAAGAGAAGAACCAGACGAAATTGTTCCAAGAGCTTGAAATGCCGTTGATTCCCATCCTGGCACAAATGGAGATGACGGGGATCAGCCTGGACATCGAATTCTTACGTCAGCTTTCCAGAGAACTGCAGGAGCGTATGGCGAAGATCGAAACCAAGATCTTCGAAGAAGCCGGCAGTCAATTCAACGTCAATTCGACGCAGCAGTTGTCGGCTGTGCTTTTCGAGGATTTGAAGCTCGCCCCGCCCGATCGCGCCCGCCGCACGGCTTCCGGTCATTACTCTACCGCCGCCTCGGTGCTTGAAGAACTGCGTGAAGCACATCCAATCGTAGATGACATACTCGCCTACCGCGAGATCGCAAAGATAAAATCCACCTACGCCGACGCCCTGCCCCAGGAAGTCAATCCACGAACGGGCCGCGTACACACGTCCTTCAATCAAACCGGTTCGGTGACCGGCCGATTGGCATCATCGAACCCCAATTTGCAAAACATACCGGTGCGCACCGAAATCGGTCGTGAAATCCGCCGGGCCTTTATCGCAGACAGCGGCCACACTTTGCTCAGTGTGGACTACTCTCAAATCGAACTGCGCATCGTCGCCCACATATCCGAAGATGAAGCGATGCTGCAAGCCTTCCGAGACGATCAAGACATCCACAGCGCCACCGCAGCGGCGATCTTTGGCGTCAAACCTGCAGACGTAACGCCGAATCTGCGCAGACGGGCGAAAGCGATCAATTTTGGCCTGATCTACGGGATGAGTCCCTTCGGGCTGACCCGTTCCACGGATTTGACCCTCGCGGAAGCCGAAAACTTCGTCAAGGCATATTTCGATCGATTCCCTGGCGTGCAGCGATACCTGGAGCAGATTCGACAACAGGCCTCTCAGGTCGGCTACGTTTCCACACTGCTGGGTCGACGGCGATACTTCCCGCAGTTGGTCGCGGGGTCCGCCGTTTCAGAACAGGCTCGCGCCCGGGCGATGCGCGAGGCGATCAACGCCCCGATCCAGGGCACGGCCTCCGACATCATCAAAATCGCCATGATACGCCTCCCGCAAGCACTGGCCGAGGAGAAATCAAAAGCCGACATGCTGATCCAGGTTCACGACGAATTGGTTCTCGAATGTCCGCAAAGCGAACTGACCAAAACCACCGCCGTCGTTCAGAAGATCATGCAAGGCGCATTCGATCTTCGTGTGCCATTGAAGACCGATGCCAAAGCAGGCGTGACCTGGGCGAGCATGAAACCCGTAGATTGA
- a CDS encoding tetratricopeptide repeat protein: MTDQSNLFEESMRLGHSAAWDLKWDRAIEFYRKALVQLPEDPGALTSLGLALLETEQYKEALSVYHKAAKVTPNDPIPLERCAEIFERLGQISDAVMQRNAAAQRYLARKDAQKAIDNWIHIARLTPDDLHTRSTLALTYERTGNARQAVYEYINVASILQRAGNTERAIEAVQRALRLVPGHPEAGKALRALKVGETLAPPSQPRGATAPLRMAKVQEYINAEAVETEVDDDDVADPEVAAQRDALKILAGLLFDEPSGDDEDDLDQADTSSGLSALAGGLSLSGRKSVGQPQMYRYLGQAIDLQTRGKDKEAIKEYERAIKAGLDHRAAHYNVGILLKKAEDYQAAKKHLAAALGYEDLDLGTNLALGRIARTEKDLPEAARYLLQALRIADSLSVDSSQSASLNQFYDAMLVSQEEGNEEELARIVESTLNFLSGPDWMRRLRQARMQLESEGAESSAVVPIAEMLAVGGTDRVLQSLGRIDDLLVRELFAAAMEEAMLTLDHAPSYLALHMRMAEIMIRSGRREAGLEKMGIVAETHRVRGEIPQAADVYAKIIREAPVNIPARNRLIELFVQQDRHKEALEHYIDLADIYMQMAELDSARKALASALSLAQDSSVDREWSVKILREMGDIDLSRLDWRRALRVYSQIRTLDPSDEKARTNVIDLNLRLAQDEQAAQELDGYLEYLVQHDRGQNALTFIEDLAREHSGKSILHERLAEAYLAAGRKADAIAQFDALGEILLDAGRNGEAIRIIERIITLQPPDIEGYQELLTNLRNA, encoded by the coding sequence ATGACTGACCAGTCAAACCTTTTTGAAGAATCGATGCGCCTTGGGCACTCTGCTGCCTGGGACCTCAAGTGGGACCGGGCAATCGAGTTCTACCGCAAGGCATTGGTGCAGCTGCCGGAAGATCCTGGTGCGCTCACCAGTTTGGGGTTGGCGCTGCTGGAGACCGAGCAGTACAAGGAAGCGCTTTCGGTCTACCATAAGGCCGCGAAGGTCACCCCCAACGACCCGATCCCGCTCGAACGCTGCGCAGAGATCTTCGAACGCCTGGGGCAAATTAGCGACGCCGTCATGCAGCGCAATGCTGCGGCGCAGCGCTACCTGGCCCGAAAGGACGCTCAGAAGGCCATCGATAACTGGATTCACATCGCACGCCTGACACCGGACGATTTGCACACGCGCTCCACCTTGGCCCTCACTTACGAACGGACCGGAAATGCCCGCCAGGCGGTGTACGAATACATCAACGTGGCGTCCATATTGCAAAGAGCGGGGAACACCGAGCGGGCCATAGAAGCCGTACAGCGTGCTTTACGCCTCGTCCCCGGGCATCCTGAGGCGGGTAAAGCCTTGCGTGCGCTCAAGGTCGGCGAAACCTTGGCGCCGCCCTCGCAGCCGCGCGGCGCGACCGCGCCGCTGCGGATGGCCAAGGTCCAGGAATACATCAACGCGGAAGCCGTGGAGACGGAAGTAGACGACGATGATGTGGCAGATCCCGAAGTCGCGGCGCAGCGCGATGCACTCAAGATTTTGGCCGGTCTGCTGTTCGATGAACCAAGTGGGGACGATGAAGATGATCTCGATCAGGCGGACACTTCATCCGGACTTTCCGCCCTCGCTGGAGGGTTGAGTCTTTCGGGCCGTAAATCCGTCGGGCAACCCCAGATGTATCGTTATCTCGGGCAGGCGATCGATCTGCAAACACGTGGGAAAGACAAAGAAGCCATCAAGGAATACGAACGTGCGATTAAAGCTGGATTGGACCATCGGGCGGCGCACTACAACGTAGGTATTCTGCTCAAGAAGGCCGAAGATTACCAGGCCGCTAAAAAGCATCTTGCCGCCGCGTTGGGTTACGAAGATTTAGATCTGGGCACCAACCTCGCCCTCGGTCGGATCGCGCGCACGGAGAAAGACCTGCCCGAAGCTGCCAGGTACCTGCTGCAAGCCCTGCGAATCGCCGATTCGCTGTCCGTCGATTCCAGTCAATCGGCGTCCCTGAATCAGTTTTACGACGCCATGCTCGTTTCCCAGGAAGAAGGCAACGAAGAAGAACTGGCTCGTATCGTTGAGAGCACGCTCAACTTTCTCAGCGGTCCGGATTGGATGCGTCGGCTTCGTCAGGCACGCATGCAATTGGAAAGCGAGGGTGCGGAAAGCTCGGCCGTCGTTCCGATCGCCGAGATGCTCGCCGTGGGCGGAACGGACCGCGTGCTTCAATCCCTGGGCCGAATCGACGACCTTCTCGTCCGTGAATTGTTCGCCGCGGCCATGGAAGAAGCGATGCTGACGCTCGATCACGCACCTTCCTATCTTGCGCTGCACATGCGCATGGCTGAAATCATGATCCGCAGCGGCCGTCGGGAAGCCGGCTTGGAAAAAATGGGGATCGTCGCCGAAACGCATCGCGTGCGTGGTGAAATTCCCCAGGCCGCAGATGTCTACGCCAAGATCATCCGCGAGGCCCCGGTCAACATCCCGGCCAGAAACCGACTGATCGAACTCTTCGTCCAGCAAGATCGACACAAAGAGGCGCTGGAACACTACATCGATCTGGCGGACATCTATATGCAAATGGCAGAACTGGACTCGGCCAGAAAAGCCCTGGCATCAGCGCTCAGCCTGGCGCAGGACAGTTCTGTCGACCGAGAGTGGTCCGTAAAGATATTACGGGAAATGGGCGACATCGACCTTTCTCGTCTGGATTGGCGGCGTGCATTGCGCGTCTATTCCCAGATCCGCACCCTGGATCCAAGCGACGAGAAGGCGCGTACGAACGTGATCGATCTGAATTTACGTCTCGCGCAGGATGAACAAGCCGCTCAGGAATTGGATGGTTATCTCGAGTATCTCGTTCAGCACGATCGCGGTCAAAACGCCTTGACTTTCATTGAAGACCTGGCGCGAGAGCACTCCGGGAAAAGCATTCTGCACGAGCGTCTTGCCGAAGCTTACCTCGCCGCCGGCCGCAAAGCCGATGCAATCGCACAATTCGATGCACTGGGTGAGATCCTCCTCGACGCCGGGCGTAACGGCGAAGCAATTCGAATCATCGAAAGAATCATCACTCTCCAACCCCCCGACATCGAAGGGTATCAAGAATTGCTCACCAATTTGAGGAACGCCTGA
- the cdaA gene encoding diadenylate cyclase CdaA: MTDLINELELFILRFNWLSLIDILLVTVVMYLLLRLMRGTRAEVLLRGVILLTLGIALITLVLDLPAFSWLLQTSLPALIVAIPVIFAPEIRRALEQLGRAGNFFILGTQPSAIENMIDIVCGTAQRLAERRFGALIVIEREVRLDEYVETGISLDAQLTPELLLQLFFHNTPLHDGAVIIRNGRLVAAACVMPLSSSGTLSRSPAHHFGLRHRAALGISEVSDSVSVVVSEETGSISITHNGRMIRRLDQNRLRNILTAFFQPRTTSRLPEWLDQLLLRFQHASSEAQGD, encoded by the coding sequence GTGACGGATCTCATAAACGAGCTGGAATTATTCATACTTCGCTTCAACTGGCTGAGCTTGATCGATATCTTGCTCGTCACCGTGGTGATGTATTTGCTCCTGCGGCTCATGCGGGGCACGCGAGCGGAAGTCTTGCTGCGCGGGGTGATCCTGCTCACCCTCGGCATTGCTTTGATCACACTGGTGCTCGACCTTCCAGCTTTCTCGTGGCTGCTGCAAACGTCTTTGCCGGCGCTGATCGTTGCGATTCCGGTGATCTTTGCCCCCGAAATCCGCCGTGCGCTGGAACAATTGGGAAGAGCAGGAAATTTCTTCATTCTGGGAACACAACCCAGCGCAATCGAAAACATGATCGACATCGTCTGTGGCACTGCCCAGCGGCTTGCGGAACGCAGATTTGGTGCATTGATCGTTATTGAAAGAGAAGTGCGGCTGGATGAATACGTCGAAACCGGAATTTCCCTCGACGCGCAATTGACGCCCGAACTTCTGCTGCAGCTCTTTTTTCACAACACCCCACTGCACGACGGCGCAGTGATCATCCGGAACGGCAGACTCGTCGCAGCAGCATGTGTGATGCCGCTCTCCTCCAGCGGCACACTTTCGAGATCGCCGGCGCACCACTTCGGCCTGCGCCATCGTGCTGCGCTGGGCATCAGCGAGGTCAGCGACTCGGTGTCCGTCGTCGTGTCGGAAGAGACGGGATCAATCTCGATCACCCACAACGGACGCATGATCCGCCGCCTGGACCAGAATCGCCTGCGCAACATTCTGACCGCCTTTTTCCAACCGCGTACGACCAGCCGGCTCCCCGAGTGGCTCGACCAATTGCTTTTGCGGTTCCAACATGCAAGCAGCGAAGCCCAGGGAGACTGA
- a CDS encoding CdaR family protein — translation MLTWFRENFGTLLLSLILAVMVWFIAVNEDDPRVEHPLSNPVDIQFTGVPDGFLITNPSATQASVTLLTTQSIWNELSDADIRVVADMSGLEQGTYKVPLQAKLTRRLVKVTEIAPESVIVTLEVKETKTLPVQVVTLGSPALSYTAEDPVAEPRNATIVGPASAVARVVELRAALNLTNRQESLDQLVTLNAMDENGLEVNGIQISPETVRVQIQITQQPNYRLVSVIPKIEGQDELVEAGYLVTEVTVTPQWVTIFSSDPQAFEDLPGYIETVPLDLSGAVDDVEQQLQLDLPPGFSLAFEQSVTVKVDIEPRTNSITINRPLDVRGVGTDLYALLSPDEVSIILTGPAALLNTLQPEEIIVVVDVTGLEPGTYQITPQIIGIPEIIDASGPIPATIQVTISATPLPTPTSES, via the coding sequence ATGTTGACTTGGTTCAGGGAGAACTTCGGAACCCTTCTGCTTTCGCTGATCCTGGCTGTCATGGTCTGGTTCATTGCCGTCAATGAGGATGATCCCCGCGTAGAACACCCGCTTTCCAATCCGGTCGACATTCAATTTACCGGCGTACCGGATGGCTTTCTGATCACCAACCCGTCCGCAACGCAAGCCAGCGTTACGCTCCTGACGACCCAATCGATCTGGAACGAACTGTCGGATGCGGACATCCGCGTGGTGGCGGATATGTCAGGGTTGGAGCAAGGCACGTACAAAGTACCGCTCCAGGCAAAGCTCACGCGACGATTGGTCAAAGTAACTGAGATCGCACCGGAATCCGTGATCGTCACCCTGGAAGTAAAAGAAACGAAAACACTGCCGGTCCAGGTCGTGACTCTCGGCAGTCCGGCGTTGAGCTATACCGCCGAAGACCCGGTCGCCGAGCCTCGAAACGCAACCATCGTCGGACCCGCCTCCGCGGTAGCGCGCGTGGTCGAATTACGAGCTGCACTCAACCTGACCAACCGCCAGGAAAGCCTGGATCAACTGGTGACTCTCAACGCCATGGACGAAAACGGGCTCGAGGTAAACGGCATCCAGATCTCCCCCGAAACCGTGCGCGTGCAGATCCAGATCACGCAACAGCCCAACTACCGCCTCGTCTCCGTCATACCCAAGATCGAGGGGCAGGACGAATTGGTGGAAGCCGGCTACCTGGTAACCGAGGTCACCGTTACGCCTCAATGGGTGACGATCTTTTCCTCCGATCCCCAGGCATTCGAAGACCTGCCGGGCTACATCGAAACCGTTCCACTGGACTTGTCCGGCGCCGTGGACGATGTCGAGCAGCAACTGCAGCTCGATCTCCCGCCCGGCTTTTCCCTGGCGTTTGAGCAGAGCGTGACCGTCAAAGTCGACATCGAACCCCGCACAAACTCGATCACCATCAACCGTCCGTTGGACGTGCGCGGGGTCGGTACCGACCTCTACGCCCTGCTCTCTCCCGATGAAGTCTCCATCATTCTCACGGGTCCGGCGGCGCTGCTCAACACGCTGCAGCCGGAAGAGATCATCGTGGTCGTCGATGTAACCGGTTTAGAACCCGGAACGTACCAGATCACGCCGCAAATCATCGGGATTCCCGAGATTATCGACGCCAGCGGCCCCATCCCGGCCACCATTCAAGTCACGATCAGCGCCACTCCGCTGCCGACCCCCACCTCAGAATCATGA